TCTTCAAACCATAAGCGTGACCTGTTGCAAAAGCAATCGTCACTTCAGCATCAGCCGGTGCATAAACCACACCCTCACTAGGTTTTATGGCAATTCCTCTTCCCATCGCTCCGCTAGAGAAAACAGGATCATTCACATCGCTCAAAGCCACTACCTGACCAACGATTGGAGAAATAATTGTTTCGTCTTGGAGGGCAGCTGGCACATTACCAGTTGTTTCTTCTTCGACTAGTTTTTCAGTTACAGCTTTTTCTTCAACAGTGTCTTCATCTTTATAACCGAACATATAAGTCAGTACAAAACTCAAACCAGTTGTTAAAACAACCATAAAGATATATTGCAACAATTGACCATTCAGGTAAAGGAGTGTACCTGGAATAATTGTGATACCGAAACTTGTACCTGCAAGCCCCATAATAGAAGCTAACCAACCACCAACAGCACCAGCACCCAGTCCAATTACAAACGGTTTAACAAAACGCAAGTTAACCCCGAAGATAGCTGGTTCAGTAATTCCCAATCCCGCAGATAGTGCCGCAGGAAATGCAAGAGCCTTGAGTTTTTTAGATTTTGTCTTCACAGCTACAGCCAAAGTCGCACCAGCCTGAGCTGTCATAGCAGCAGTGATAATCGCATTAAATGGATCTTTCCCGGTTTGAGATACCAACTGAGATTCTAGTAAGTTGAAGATGTGATGAACACCAGTTACGACAATCAGTTGATGAACTGCACCGATAATCAAACCAGCAAGACCAAACGGAAGGCTAAGAAGGAACTCTGTACCATTCAAAACATATGTCTCAACAATGTGGAAGACAGGACCAATAACAAAAAGTCCTAAAATAGACATTACAAGGAATGTAAGGAATGGAACAAGAAGAAGATCCAAAACGTCTGGAATTTTCTTGTGCAACCATTTTTCAAATTTAGCACCAAACAAACCTACAAAGAAGGCTGGAAGCACAGAGTTTTGGTAGCCAACTACTGGAATAAAACCAAAGAAATAAATCGGATGGACTTTTGTTGCTGTAACTTCGCTAGTGAATTTCAAACTTCCAAGAACATCCATATTAGCAATTTTGTCTAAAATATCCTTAGAAGGATCAACAGCAAATTTAGTTGCCTGACCAGCTACATCCCAAGCATTTGGAAGTGCTGAGTTAACCATCATTAGACCAAGAACCAAACCAATGATTGGGTTCCCGCCAAAGACTCTAAAAGCTGACCAGCAAATCAAAGCTGGGAAGAAAGCGAATGCTGTATCAGTTAATACTACTGTATAGGTGTAGAAATCAGTTGCTTTAAATGCATCTGCTGTGGTACCAAATAAAGATAAAACTTGATCCTGAGCAATTGCTCCACGAACTCCCATGAAAAGTCCTGTCGCAACAATAGCCGGAAGAATTGGTACAAATACGTCACCAAACGTACGGATAGCACGTTGGAACCAATTTCCTTGCTTGGCAGCTTCTGCTTTCATGTCATCTTTTGATGAAGTTGGCAATCCTAAGGCTACAACTTCGTCATAGATTTTATTAACCGTACCGGTACCAAAGATAATCTGGTACTGGCCTGAGTTAAAGAAGGCACCCTGAACTTTTTCCAGATTTTCGACAGTATTTTTGTCGATTTTACCTTCATCTTTTACCATGACGCGCAAGCGAGTCGCACAGTGAGCCACACTGTTGACATTCTCACGTCCGCCAAGGGCTTCGATGACTTTTTTTGCAATTTCAGTATTATTCATTTGCAAAAATCTCCTTATAAATATTTTTAACTTTTGAAAGCGATTTTATCACCTTTACGAATATTATTTTACCATGATTCAAAAATATGTCAAGCGTTTTGCAGAAAAAATATTTTTTTGCTTTTAAATGTTGATTTTTCGGCAGAAAACGTTTACTATAGTAATAAGAAATAATATGATTCGGAGGACAAAAGATTGGCTTGGACGACTGAAAAACGCTACAAACGCTATGAAGACTGGACTCAGGAAGAGCTACAGCAGATCAAAGAAAACATCGCTAAATCTCCTTGGCGGGCTAACTACCATGTGGAGCCTCAGACAGGTCTGCTCAATGACCCCAATGGCTTTTCTTATTTTGACGGCAAGTGGGTGGTTTTCTACCAAAACTTTCCTTTCGGAGCAGCTCACGGTCTCAAGTGCTGGATACAGTTGGAAAGCGATGACCTAGTTCACTTCACGGAAACTGGTCTTCGGGTGCTGCCAGATACTCCTCTGGACAGCCACGGCGCCTACTCGGGCTCTGCCATGCAGTTTGACGACAAGCTCTTTCTCTTCTATACTGGCAATGTACGTGATGAGAACTGGGTGCGTCACCCCTATCAAATCGGTGCCTTGTTAGATAAATCAGGTAAGCTGGAAAAAATTGACAAGGTCTTGATTGAGCAGCCTGCTGAAGCGACCGACCACTTCCGCGATCCACAAATTTTCAACTACAAAGGGCAATTCTATGCCATTGTTGGTGGGCAAAATCTAGACAAACAAGGCTATGTCAAGCTGTACAAGGCTCTTGATAATGACTATACCAACTGGGAAGCCGTCGGCGATTTAGACTTTGGAAATGACAAGACAGCCTATATGATGGAGTGCCCTAATCTAGTCTTTATCAACGACCAACCAGTCCTGCTCTATTGCCCTCAAGGTTTGTCTAAGGACCTACTGGATTATGGCAACATTTATCCAAACATGTATAAAATAGGTCAATCGTTTGACACAAGCAAAGCTGCTATGATTGATCCTAGCCCTATCCAAAATCTGGACTACGGCTTTGAGTGCTACGCGACCCAAGCCTTTAACGCACCTGACGGTCGTGCACTGACTGTCAGCTGGCTAGGCTTGCCTGATGTGGAATACCCATCTGACCGCTTCGACCATCAAGGGGCCTTCTCCCTCGTCAAGGAATTAACCCTGAAAGACGGCAAGCTCTACCAGTACCCAGTGCCTGCTATCAAGAATTTGCGAGCAGAAGAAGAGCCTTTCACCTCTAGGACAGACAGTAAGAATAGCTATGAACTAGAACTGAATCTCGCTGCGGACACTGAGCATGAAATCGTCCTCTTTGCAGACAAGGATGGCAAGGGGTTACGCATCAACTTCGACCTCAAGGTAGGTCAAGTGACCGTTGACCGCAGTCAAGCGGGTGAGCCATTTGCTCTAGACTTTGGAACCAGCCGAAGCTGCAATATTGACAAAGAAACTACAAATGCTAGTATATTTATAGATAAATCAATTTTTGAAATTTTCATCAATAAAGGAGAAAAAGTATTTTCCGGCCGTGTCTTCCCGAGAGAAGACCAGACAGGCATTGCCATTACTAAGGGCAATCCAACCGGTACTTACTATGAATTAGAATATGGTCGCAAAGCTAACTGATGTAGCAAAACTAGCAGGAGTCAGCCCCACAACTGTTTCCCGCGTCATCAACAGAAAAGGCTACTTGTCTGACAAAACGATTTCCAAGGTTGAGGCAGCCATGCGAGAATTGGCCTACAAGCCTAACAATCTGGCGCGCAGTCTCCAAGGAAAATCAGCCAAGTTAATTGGACTCATTTTCCCTAATATCAGCAATGTCTTTTATGCAGAATTGATTGACAAGCTGGAGCATGAGCTCTTTAAACAAGGCTATAAAACCATTATCTGCAATAGTGAACATGACTCTGACAAGGAGCGTGAATACCTTGAGATGCTGGAAGCCAATCAGGTGGACGGCATCATTTCTGGCAGCCACAATCTAGGCATCGAGGACTACAATCGTGTGACCGCACCAATCATTGCCTTTGACCGCAATCTTTCGCCGGATATCCCAGTTGTCTCCTCAGACAACTATGGCGGCGGAGTGCTGGCGGCTCAGACCTTGGTCAAGGCTGGAGCGCAAAACATCATCATGATTACTGGCAATGACAATTCCAACTCACCGACCGGCCTGCGCCATGCTGGATTTGCTTCCGTCCTGCCGGACGCACCGATTATCAATGTGTCCAGTGATTTTTCTCCAGTCCGAAAGGAAATGGAAATCAAGCAAATCCTGAGTCAAACTAAGCCCGATGCTATTTTTGCTTCAGATGATTTGACAGCCATCTTAATTATGAAAGTCGCTCAGGAGCTAGACATCCAGATTCCCGAAGATTTGAAAATCATCGGCTACGATGGCACTTACTTTGTGGAGAACTACTACCCACAGCTGGCAACAATCAAGCAGCCACTGAAAGATATTGCCTGCCTCTCTGTGGACCTGCTCCTCAAAAAAATAGCTGGCCAAGAAGTCCAAACGACTGGCTATTTCCTGCCAGTCAGTCTCTTACCAGGCAAGAGTGTTTAACACAGATATAAACAAGCAAAGACGACCTCCATTATTGGAAGTCGTCTTTATTTAGCCATAGTCTAAAAAATTTCTCACAGGGCATTCATCAAATGATTACTGCTTCTTTCTAAAGGTTAGTAAGCCAGCTAGGAAAGCAAGGAAGCCGCCTAAAAGTGCCAGTAGGGAAGCGCTTGTTCCCGTTTTTGGCAAAGCTTTTTCTGTTTGGCTAGTCGCTTCTTTTACTGCTGAATCCTGAAGTTTTTGCCCATCCAAGGATAAAGCCTGAGGCTGAGCACTGGATACAGAAGGGACAGATAGCTGCTCTTCTTGAGCTGTTGGATCTTGGGATTTTTCTTCCTGAGCTGGGTTCGCTTTTCGAAGTCGCAAAATAGTCGCTGTTAGCGGAGCCAGGGCTAAACCATTGCTGTTTCTGGTGACACCTGCCGGATCAGAAATGGCTGTCACTCCTGCCGTATTGCCATCTGCCACAATCTCTGCACCTGCTAGATGCTTGTAAGCTTCACCAAAGTTGAATTGTCGTTCCTTGGTGTCTGCATTGACAAAGACTGCATAAATATCGCCATTTGACGCAACCACTTGGTAGCCAAGGACCAGGTCTTCTTTCTCAACACCATCTTTGCCAGGCTGGGTGATAAGGGTTACATTTTGCTCCACTTCATCTTTGGAGCTGCGTGTAAAGGCATCCGTTGATTTCCGCAAGGCAATCAGGCCTTTCATATAGGCACGACTCTTAGCATTTTCAGGGAACTTCTCCGAATCAGTCGCTTTGGTCCAGTCAAAGTGGTTGACCGCGTCGCTCGAATCATAAGAATCATGAATGAAATAGGGATAGTCAAACGGCGTGCCGTCTTCATTGGTCAACAAATGCGCTTTATTAGGAACCTTGTCTTCGGATACCGGATATTTATAGGCAGGATCGCGGAATTGCTTGGTCCGGCCGTACTCTTGACCAGAGTGGATAAATGGTGTCCCTTGCGAAGTCAGAATCATCAGATTTCCCAGACGCAGGCGGCGATGAATCTCCTGATAATTGGCAGCTAGTGCCGGATCTTTCTTGATCGACTGGGCAATGATATCAAAGAGTGTCAGATTATCATGAGCAGCGATGTATTGGATCACGTCCCCTGGACTATCTGCCTCAAAATTGGTTGGCTGCGCCTTGATGTTTTTGAAGACATTTTCTATGTTGCGCTTGCCATTCGTGATAAAGGCTGGTGTTCCCTCATTTGGATAACCCGATTTCAAGGTATTGCGAATATCATCTGAGAAGACCGCTACCGTGTCTGTTGACTTCATCCAAGATTGGTCAGCAGGCTGGACAGCTTTATTTTCATCACCTGCATAAGTCTTCCAGCCCTCACCCAGCATAATGAGATTTGGGTTGAGCTTCTTGGCTTCTTCATAGGCTTTTTGAATGGACTCAGCATCATGATCTCCCATCATATCAAAGCGGAAACCGTCTACCTTGTACTGGTCTGTCAGGTACTTGATCGAATCCACCAAGACCCGTCTGCTCATATAGTGAGTAGTGCCCAAGCGGCCGCCACCAAAGCTTGATCTCGGTGTACCATCCGCATCCATAAAGTGGTAGTAATTGGGCTCCAAGTCTTCAAAGATAGAGGTCTTAGCCGTATGATTATAGACCACATCCAGGATAACGCCCATGCCGCGCTTATGAATTTCGTTGACAAGATTTTTGAATTCCTCAATGCGCTTGGCTGGATCTTTCGGCGCGCTGGAGTACATACCTGTCAGCGAGAAGTAGTTTTGCGGATCATAGCCCCAGTTATAGTTGCTGTTGCTGGAAGAGTACTTGTCCATGCGCTCAGCATTTTTCAGCTCATTTACAAAGTAATAACTTAGAACTGGCAAGAGCTGAACGTGGGTCACTCCCAAGTCTTTCAAATAATCTAATTTCTCAATGAAAGCTGAGAAAGTTCCAAATTGAGATTTCAAATCCTTTGAAATAGCTGGATCAGAAGTAAAATCACGAACGTGCGCCTCATAAATCAAGGCATCTTCCCGCTTCTTAAAGTTCGGAATAGTAGCATAGGTCAGGTCTTTCGGTCCATATTCACTTGGATCTACAAAGGCTGCCTTGGCAATCTTGTAGGCATCCCCCTTGTCCGCATCTTCACTGTTCCAAGCAGCTAAAGACTTGGCATAGGGATCCAGCACAAGAACCTTTTTGCCACCGCG
This window of the Streptococcus sanguinis genome carries:
- a CDS encoding sucrose-specific PTS transporter subunit IIBC, producing MNNTEIAKKVIEALGGRENVNSVAHCATRLRVMVKDEGKIDKNTVENLEKVQGAFFNSGQYQIIFGTGTVNKIYDEVVALGLPTSSKDDMKAEAAKQGNWFQRAIRTFGDVFVPILPAIVATGLFMGVRGAIAQDQVLSLFGTTADAFKATDFYTYTVVLTDTAFAFFPALICWSAFRVFGGNPIIGLVLGLMMVNSALPNAWDVAGQATKFAVDPSKDILDKIANMDVLGSLKFTSEVTATKVHPIYFFGFIPVVGYQNSVLPAFFVGLFGAKFEKWLHKKIPDVLDLLLVPFLTFLVMSILGLFVIGPVFHIVETYVLNGTEFLLSLPFGLAGLIIGAVHQLIVVTGVHHIFNLLESQLVSQTGKDPFNAIITAAMTAQAGATLAVAVKTKSKKLKALAFPAALSAGLGITEPAIFGVNLRFVKPFVIGLGAGAVGGWLASIMGLAGTSFGITIIPGTLLYLNGQLLQYIFMVVLTTGLSFVLTYMFGYKDEDTVEEKAVTEKLVEEETTGNVPAALQDETIISPIVGQVVALSDVNDPVFSSGAMGRGIAIKPSEGVVYAPADAEVTIAFATGHAYGLKTANGAEILIHVGIDTVSMGGEGFDQKVAQGDKVKAGDVLGTFEAEKIAAAGLDDTTMVIVTNTADYASVTPVAEGALAKGDAVIEVKA
- a CDS encoding pullulanase, yielding MKNNDYLQSRMGEKRHYFGIRRLKVGVASVVIASGFLLGNAQLVQADEASTSGSPATEAVSDANAAVQPKSADEEKAGEADSSGAGTSDQAAPTGVQADQAPASAGSEATGQDAKETATPTEKEKQEASNQPVVSDTSAQDAIAEGNIRFHFKTLPSQNLDSLGLWTWDDVETPSSQKGGWPTGATSFATAKEDDYGYYLDVKMAEKRSKISLLINNTAGQNITGDKTVELLSPQMNEVWFDTDYQPHTYEPLKKGMVRINYYRTDGQYDKKSLWLWGDVQNPSKNWPDGVDFEKTGKYGRYVDVPLKDAAKMIGFLLLDESKSGDDVKIQNQDYNFANLEKNSQIFLRDADPTVYTNPYFVNDIRMTGAQHVGLAEIEASFSTLENAKKEDILKNLKITDKDGNEVAVKDVVLDPKTKSAKFIGDFNQAQSPYLIKYGNDQFKTSMNWQLKDSIYKYDGDLGARVSQAGKQVDVTFWSPSADQVDLVVYDKEDQNKVIGRLAMQKGEAGTWTSSLTPESGLGISDYRGFFYHYEITRGGKKVLVLDPYAKSLAAWNSEDADKGDAYKIAKAAFVDPSEYGPKDLTYATIPNFKKREDALIYEAHVRDFTSDPAISKDLKSQFGTFSAFIEKLDYLKDLGVTHVQLLPVLSYYFVNELKNAERMDKYSSSNSNYNWGYDPQNYFSLTGMYSSAPKDPAKRIEEFKNLVNEIHKRGMGVILDVVYNHTAKTSIFEDLEPNYYHFMDADGTPRSSFGGGRLGTTHYMSRRVLVDSIKYLTDQYKVDGFRFDMMGDHDAESIQKAYEEAKKLNPNLIMLGEGWKTYAGDENKAVQPADQSWMKSTDTVAVFSDDIRNTLKSGYPNEGTPAFITNGKRNIENVFKNIKAQPTNFEADSPGDVIQYIAAHDNLTLFDIIAQSIKKDPALAANYQEIHRRLRLGNLMILTSQGTPFIHSGQEYGRTKQFRDPAYKYPVSEDKVPNKAHLLTNEDGTPFDYPYFIHDSYDSSDAVNHFDWTKATDSEKFPENAKSRAYMKGLIALRKSTDAFTRSSKDEVEQNVTLITQPGKDGVEKEDLVLGYQVVASNGDIYAVFVNADTKERQFNFGEAYKHLAGAEIVADGNTAGVTAISDPAGVTRNSNGLALAPLTATILRLRKANPAQEEKSQDPTAQEEQLSVPSVSSAQPQALSLDGQKLQDSAVKEATSQTEKALPKTGTSASLLALLGGFLAFLAGLLTFRKKQ
- a CDS encoding LacI family DNA-binding transcriptional regulator, which encodes MVAKLTDVAKLAGVSPTTVSRVINRKGYLSDKTISKVEAAMRELAYKPNNLARSLQGKSAKLIGLIFPNISNVFYAELIDKLEHELFKQGYKTIICNSEHDSDKEREYLEMLEANQVDGIISGSHNLGIEDYNRVTAPIIAFDRNLSPDIPVVSSDNYGGGVLAAQTLVKAGAQNIIMITGNDNSNSPTGLRHAGFASVLPDAPIINVSSDFSPVRKEMEIKQILSQTKPDAIFASDDLTAILIMKVAQELDIQIPEDLKIIGYDGTYFVENYYPQLATIKQPLKDIACLSVDLLLKKIAGQEVQTTGYFLPVSLLPGKSV
- a CDS encoding sucrose-6-phosphate hydrolase translates to MAWTTEKRYKRYEDWTQEELQQIKENIAKSPWRANYHVEPQTGLLNDPNGFSYFDGKWVVFYQNFPFGAAHGLKCWIQLESDDLVHFTETGLRVLPDTPLDSHGAYSGSAMQFDDKLFLFYTGNVRDENWVRHPYQIGALLDKSGKLEKIDKVLIEQPAEATDHFRDPQIFNYKGQFYAIVGGQNLDKQGYVKLYKALDNDYTNWEAVGDLDFGNDKTAYMMECPNLVFINDQPVLLYCPQGLSKDLLDYGNIYPNMYKIGQSFDTSKAAMIDPSPIQNLDYGFECYATQAFNAPDGRALTVSWLGLPDVEYPSDRFDHQGAFSLVKELTLKDGKLYQYPVPAIKNLRAEEEPFTSRTDSKNSYELELNLAADTEHEIVLFADKDGKGLRINFDLKVGQVTVDRSQAGEPFALDFGTSRSCNIDKETTNASIFIDKSIFEIFINKGEKVFSGRVFPREDQTGIAITKGNPTGTYYELEYGRKAN